The Eublepharis macularius isolate TG4126 chromosome 11, MPM_Emac_v1.0, whole genome shotgun sequence genome includes a region encoding these proteins:
- the LOC129337368 gene encoding vasoactive intestinal polypeptide receptor 1-like, with protein MAVFPPLQEKGEDAVGPQGKVASIHPECKIFQQVMKDEAQCLGKNHSLSPDFTGCAGVWDGLSCWPQATFGEVVTVSCPGFFEEITNIQGFLHRNCTPGNYWSEPFPPYSVACGFEDSLTKGPEDQKSYYSAFWYIYTTGYATSLVSLFTALLIFTLFRKFHCTRNYIHTHLFVSFILRAAAIFTKDAILFSDDSMDHCLMSTVLCKAAVAFFQLSILANFFWLLVEGLYLQTLLILTFVSDKQYAWKFVLIGWGAPLTITSAWILARIYQQNTGCWDDEEESSAVLWIIKGPILFTVLVNFIIFLNVIRILVQKLKSSEAGGRHPRHFVRLAKSTLFLIPLFGAHYVVFAFFPEGTGTDARLYIELGLGSFQGFFVALLYCFLNGEVQTEFKKHLRKWHYQHYLSFTRKHRSLSGDNSPVNYVTQLSLLDRLSPQRSNCQNGSSSV; from the exons GTTGCTTCCATCCATCCAGAATGCAAGATTTTCCAGCAGGTTATGAAAGATGAGGCTCAGTGTTTAGGAAAAAACCACTCTCTTTCACCAGATTTTACAG GGTGCGCCGGTGTTTGGGACGGGCTGAGCTGCTGGCCGCAAGCCACCTTTGGAGAGGTTGTGACAGTCTCGTGTCCAGGATTTTTTGAAGAAATCACCAATATACAAG GGTTCCTACACAGAAATTGTACGCCGGGAAATTACTGGTCTGAGCCATTCCCACCATACTCTGTTGCCTGTGGATTTGAAGACAGTTTAACAAAAGGACCAGAAGATCAG AAATCATACTATTCAGCATTCTGGTACATCTACACCACCGGCTATGCAACATCTCTGGTTTCGCTCTTTACTGCTCTTCTCATCTTTACCTTATTTCG aaAATTCCACTGCACCCGGAATTACATTCACACACATTTGTTTGTCTCGTTTATCCTGAGGGCAGCGGCCATTTTCACCAAAGATGCCATTTTGTTCTCAGATGACAGCATGGACCACTGCCTGATGTCAACA GTGCTGTGCAAGGCTGCCGTAGCTTTCTTCCAGCTCAGCATTTTAGCCAACTTCTTTTGGCTGTTGGTTGAAGGCCTGTATCTGCAAACCTTGCTGATCTTGACCTTTGTGTCTGACAAACAGTACGCATGGAAGTTCGTCCTGATCGGTTGGG gtGCTCCCCTGACCATTACATCAGCATGGATTCTGGCCAGAATTTACCAGCAGAACACTGG ATGCTGGGATGATGAGGAAGAGAGCTCTGCTGTGCTGTGGATTATCAAGGGACCCATCTTGTTTACAGTATTG GTGAACTTCATTATTTTCCTGAACGTCATTCGAATTTTGGTACAGAAATTAAAATCTTCAGAGGCTGGAGGAAGACATCCAAGGCATTTCGT gagaCTGGCAAAATCCACTCTATTCCTCATCCCTCTCTTTGGGGCACATTATGTTGTCTTTGCCTTCTTTCCGGAGGGTACTGGGACGGATGCCAGATTGTACATTGAACTCGGCTTGGGCTCTTTTCAG gGCTTTTTTGTTGCCCTTCTGTATTGTTTCTTGAACGGAGAG gtCCAGACTGAGTTCAAGAAGCACTTGCGCAAGTGGCACTACCAACATTACCTTAGCTTCACACGAAAGCATCGGAGCCTCTCTGGAGACAACAGTCCAGTCAATTATGTCACACAGTTATCCCTGCTGGACCGGCTCAGCCCCCAGAGGAGCAACTGTCAGAATGGCTCCTCCTCTGTCTGA